The following coding sequences lie in one Heyndrickxia oleronia genomic window:
- a CDS encoding phage tail protein: MADYTGMALTKKGRMLQAKAESGVQLKFTKVSIGDGENNGQNIDDLTSLISPKKDLGISGIQVDNSGYCRIHTSITNEGLTEPFYVQEVGLFAEDPDEGEILFAITFAKEADFLPANGGNTGVNAEFEIIVVVGNAKEITAVISNTGYVSREEFNKLVIRVDAIGQRAEKNTDDISKLSLKLTNLEQSFSNNFTNNQFTEDFYTLDDVIVSRGVYDSVNKRLVI, translated from the coding sequence ATGGCAGATTACACAGGTATGGCATTGACAAAAAAAGGGCGCATGCTACAAGCAAAGGCTGAAAGTGGTGTCCAATTAAAATTTACAAAGGTATCTATTGGTGATGGTGAAAATAATGGCCAAAACATAGATGATCTTACATCACTAATCAGTCCAAAAAAGGACTTAGGTATTAGTGGTATTCAAGTCGATAATTCGGGATATTGCAGGATTCACACTTCTATTACAAATGAAGGACTAACAGAACCGTTTTATGTTCAGGAAGTAGGCCTTTTTGCTGAAGATCCAGACGAAGGAGAAATTCTCTTTGCAATTACATTTGCAAAGGAAGCCGATTTTTTACCTGCTAACGGTGGAAACACTGGTGTTAATGCAGAATTTGAAATTATTGTAGTCGTTGGCAATGCTAAAGAAATAACTGCCGTTATTTCCAACACTGGCTATGTGTCCAGGGAAGAATTTAATAAATTGGTTATTCGAGTGGATGCTATTGGTCAAAGGGCAGAAAAGAACACCGATGATATTTCTAAATTGTCATTGAAACTAACAAACTTAGAACAATCCTTCTCTAATAACTTCACAAACAATCAATTTACAGAGGATTTTTACACACTGGATGATGTGATTGTTAGTCGTGGGGTTTATGACAGTGTTAATAAAAGGTTGGTGATATAA
- a CDS encoding XkdX family protein gives MTFWQMAYKFGWASMDDLNLAVQLKEISAAEYKEITKDDYVAPTE, from the coding sequence ATGACCTTTTGGCAAATGGCTTATAAATTTGGTTGGGCAAGTATGGATGACTTAAATTTAGCAGTACAACTGAAGGAAATTTCTGCAGCAGAATACAAGGAAATAACAAAAGATGATTATGTAGCACCTACCGAATAG
- a CDS encoding XkdQ/YqbQ family protein encodes MEILIDNRKGEVFDIPVKSFEWKTERIGKASSFEADMYNDKPLEFPVEGGAIIRATEGNNKIFYGFAFEDGIKKSGDMSIKAYDQLRYLKNQDTYVMPSSTATTAIKRIAGMLNLSTGILEDTKFVVPGIVEDEKEAFDVVAKFLDSTLIATNRNFILFDNFGKLDLRSIENLVIPADDFYIGDDSLLYDYEYSKSIDKETYNKIKFVRDNKKKAKRETFIAQDSANIKKWGLLQQFRKVDENMTDAQIKELVERSIKAYNKETKTLELSCLGNWKVRAGRMLYLYIAKLGIKDYVMIDECTHKWQEGVHTMDLKVKVV; translated from the coding sequence ATGGAAATCTTAATCGATAACCGAAAAGGTGAAGTGTTCGATATTCCAGTTAAATCTTTTGAATGGAAAACGGAACGGATCGGGAAAGCAAGTTCGTTTGAAGCAGATATGTATAATGATAAGCCTTTGGAGTTCCCTGTTGAAGGTGGGGCAATTATCCGGGCTACTGAAGGCAATAACAAGATTTTCTATGGCTTCGCTTTTGAGGACGGCATAAAAAAGAGTGGAGATATGTCAATCAAGGCGTATGACCAACTACGATACTTAAAGAACCAGGACACTTATGTTATGCCTTCTTCCACGGCTACAACTGCTATAAAGAGAATCGCAGGAATGCTAAATTTGAGCACCGGCATTTTGGAAGACACAAAGTTTGTCGTTCCTGGAATCGTAGAGGATGAAAAAGAGGCTTTCGATGTGGTGGCAAAATTCCTTGATTCCACTTTGATTGCAACAAACCGAAATTTTATCCTGTTTGATAATTTCGGGAAACTTGATTTGCGAAGTATTGAAAATTTGGTCATACCTGCTGACGATTTCTACATTGGTGATGACAGCCTGCTTTACGATTATGAGTATTCCAAGTCAATTGATAAGGAAACGTATAACAAAATAAAGTTCGTTCGGGACAACAAGAAAAAAGCTAAAAGAGAAACTTTTATAGCCCAAGATTCAGCAAACATCAAGAAATGGGGTCTTCTTCAGCAGTTCCGCAAAGTGGACGAGAACATGACAGATGCCCAGATCAAGGAATTGGTTGAGCGATCCATCAAGGCATATAACAAAGAGACAAAAACGCTTGAGTTATCTTGCCTAGGTAATTGGAAAGTGCGCGCGGGTCGTATGCTCTACCTATACATTGCAAAGCTTGGCATAAAAGATTATGTCATGATTGACGAATGTACCCACAAATGGCAAGAAGGTGTACACACCATGGACTTGAAAGTGAAGGTGGTTTAA
- a CDS encoding hemolysin XhlA family protein — protein sequence MEERVSKLESDISDVKTRLAVAESNIKDIKEDIASIKSNTTWILRIVIGAVVSAVLGLIIKGGI from the coding sequence ATGGAAGAACGAGTATCGAAACTTGAAAGTGATATTTCAGATGTTAAAACAAGGCTTGCAGTAGCAGAATCAAACATTAAAGACATAAAAGAAGATATCGCAAGTATAAAAAGCAATACGACTTGGATTTTAAGAATTGTTATTGGTGCAGTGGTTTCTGCGGTTTTAGGATTAATAATTAAA
- a CDS encoding fibronectin type III domain-containing protein: protein MATYISSQLTTGDNPATSGTLEANGDNWLGICRFRPSYKRYLKNIRFYVYNSSPGTNLKWRVKTWSTGTSLGEGQVALSNMINQYLDIPIPDIYLLSAEDYIIEIWMDNGINFGFNHNGVYQTNSGGLSFFQDQNVKWMVIALTTQDPNTAPTIPGTFTQPISGTTLEIGDQRALTWGMSNDPDYNFSTYILDVQIDGGTWKNITSTVNLSYTYTIPTAKTLKFRVKARDKEGAESAYRESAVFDVTKKLYYWSKYNISRQEVRTEPPWSLDAQYDKGTVNDAWGYPSYSFDPNTGTYKESGTPRYANYQPGFVGYTVYNGGNSIQKFELGTETLYQYSKSGFLQSFRDVRGSLIQSGIIAEEGTYPTDGQQSGYWWVRGSRVKDSIPPPGPFTVPTQGTVLKPGETVSVTWGPSSAPNLAGYTLEYKHNSDGSSTGWTKLSEINALTRGIIITKDKTLTNIQFRVYARNTVNTSSDYVYSDVYEIQHNVIPTILLNTANNFTMSETEGQNEVLVDGSARDTDANDNIIIKMQINDGTIRNIQSGLSDGSTPIEFSKKITYSNKRVYDGATPISNDLAENVDHTLKVWADDGQGGISTVEERIFRVIHNRPPVISGTDEDLGELLEIPSITYQVDDPEKQTATITERINGQVIRTFDAELGTEYKIEIPIEMWIPLQLEQEHKLTIEAKDSFGAKSTRTYTFTRTEDTIQLELKNPFVTDIAATRILVTPDVYLPIGSTIVIEACNNAFDEVPTWEDVTGMAMNKRGFHFTNTEKTAEQWGINIRFTLHKGTAHDQVKFNGFGGAFD from the coding sequence ATGGCGACTTACATTTCTAGTCAATTAACAACCGGTGACAATCCGGCAACTAGTGGGACTTTAGAGGCTAATGGAGATAACTGGCTAGGTATATGCCGTTTTAGGCCCTCATACAAAAGATACCTAAAAAACATACGTTTCTATGTTTATAATTCGTCACCTGGTACAAACCTTAAATGGAGAGTTAAAACATGGAGCACAGGAACATCACTTGGAGAGGGTCAAGTGGCATTATCGAACATGATAAACCAATATTTAGACATACCGATCCCTGATATTTATTTATTGAGTGCCGAAGATTATATCATAGAAATATGGATGGATAACGGTATTAATTTTGGTTTTAATCATAACGGTGTTTACCAAACAAATAGTGGCGGCCTTTCCTTCTTTCAAGATCAAAACGTAAAATGGATGGTTATTGCACTAACTACACAAGATCCAAACACCGCGCCAACAATACCTGGAACATTCACGCAACCTATATCGGGTACAACGTTAGAAATCGGAGATCAAAGGGCATTAACTTGGGGAATGTCCAACGATCCCGATTATAATTTTTCTACTTATATACTAGACGTTCAGATCGATGGAGGGACATGGAAAAACATAACATCGACAGTTAATTTAAGTTACACATATACAATCCCAACGGCTAAAACACTAAAATTTAGAGTAAAAGCAAGGGATAAAGAAGGAGCCGAAAGCGCCTATCGAGAAAGCGCCGTTTTCGACGTCACAAAGAAATTGTATTATTGGAGTAAGTATAATATTTCAAGGCAAGAGGTGAGAACTGAGCCGCCTTGGAGTTTGGACGCACAATATGATAAAGGTACAGTTAATGATGCTTGGGGGTATCCGTCGTATTCGTTTGATCCAAATACAGGGACATACAAGGAAAGTGGTACTCCTAGATATGCTAACTATCAACCTGGATTTGTTGGTTATACAGTATATAACGGCGGTAATAGCATACAAAAATTTGAGCTTGGCACCGAAACTTTATACCAATATTCCAAATCGGGTTTCCTTCAAAGTTTTAGAGATGTTCGCGGATCACTAATTCAATCCGGCATCATAGCCGAAGAAGGAACATACCCAACAGACGGCCAACAATCCGGCTATTGGTGGGTACGAGGTAGCCGCGTAAAAGATTCTATTCCACCGCCGGGACCATTCACCGTACCTACACAAGGGACGGTATTAAAGCCGGGTGAAACTGTTAGTGTAACATGGGGACCGTCGTCAGCACCTAATTTAGCAGGGTATACATTAGAATATAAACATAATAGCGATGGTAGCTCTACCGGATGGACGAAACTATCTGAAATAAATGCTTTAACAAGAGGAATAATAATAACTAAAGATAAAACATTGACAAATATACAATTCCGGGTATATGCAAGAAATACAGTCAATACGTCGTCTGATTATGTTTATTCCGATGTTTACGAGATTCAGCACAATGTCATACCTACTATTCTTTTAAATACAGCAAATAACTTCACTATGTCTGAAACAGAGGGACAGAATGAGGTTCTTGTGGATGGTAGCGCAAGGGATACAGATGCAAACGATAATATTATTATCAAAATGCAAATTAACGATGGAACGATTCGAAATATCCAATCTGGTTTATCAGACGGATCAACACCTATCGAGTTTTCGAAAAAAATCACGTATAGCAATAAGCGTGTTTACGATGGTGCCACACCTATATCAAATGATCTTGCTGAAAATGTAGATCACACATTAAAGGTATGGGCGGATGATGGACAAGGTGGTATATCTACAGTCGAGGAAAGAATATTCCGAGTGATTCACAACAGACCACCTGTTATTTCTGGAACTGATGAAGATTTAGGGGAATTACTTGAAATACCATCAATCACATACCAGGTAGATGATCCAGAGAAACAAACAGCAACAATTACAGAAAGAATTAATGGACAAGTCATCCGAACATTTGATGCAGAGTTAGGAACAGAATACAAAATAGAAATACCTATTGAAATGTGGATTCCTTTGCAACTTGAACAGGAACATAAGTTAACAATTGAAGCAAAGGACTCATTTGGGGCGAAATCAACTAGAACATACACATTTACAAGAACCGAAGATACGATTCAATTAGAATTAAAAAATCCTTTTGTTACGGATATAGCTGCAACAAGAATCCTAGTTACACCGGATGTGTATTTACCGATTGGGTCAACGATTGTTATTGAAGCATGTAACAACGCCTTTGATGAAGTCCCTACCTGGGAGGACGTAACTGGAATGGCTATGAATAAAAGAGGTTTTCATTTTACGAATACAGAAAAAACAGCCGAACAATGGGGAATAAATATTCGTTTCACTCTCCACAAAGGAACAGCACATGACCAGGTTAAATTTAACGGATTCGGGGGTGCATTTGATTGA
- a CDS encoding baseplate J/gp47 family protein produces the protein MFEHYTFQSILQDMLDDVQDDVDKREGSIIYDALAKTAMKFAEMYSNIDILLRLIFADTSDGEYLRRRVAEHGVYPDLATKAIRKGIFTDTQSRPMNIPINSRFRLNDIIYQAISQISDGEYRLEAETPGVIGNQDYGDLLPIESIQGLGKAILSDVLIPGEDEESDESLYNKFVESLNDHPFGGNRADYRKKIMDIQGVGGVQLYRTPNGGGTVKAVIIDSTFNVPNKELIDSVQNAIDPIEVTGEGYGTAPIGHKVVIEAVQSVSVDFGTTLLLNDLTVGQVEPLVISVFEKYLEEIRKEWKKGDSLVLRISHLESRILAIDGVQDIINTTLNGNPGNIILPREIPVKGSVMINE, from the coding sequence TTGTTTGAACATTATACTTTTCAAAGTATTCTTCAAGATATGCTGGACGATGTGCAAGATGACGTAGATAAGAGGGAAGGATCCATTATTTATGATGCACTTGCTAAAACAGCTATGAAATTTGCAGAAATGTATTCTAATATAGATATTCTTTTAAGGTTAATTTTTGCAGATACTTCTGATGGTGAATATCTAAGAAGACGGGTAGCTGAGCATGGGGTTTACCCGGATTTAGCTACAAAAGCGATTCGTAAGGGAATATTTACTGATACTCAATCAAGACCAATGAATATACCAATTAACAGTCGATTTCGATTAAATGACATTATCTATCAAGCTATTAGTCAAATAAGTGACGGGGAGTATAGACTTGAAGCTGAAACGCCTGGAGTAATCGGAAACCAAGATTATGGCGATCTACTACCTATAGAGTCGATTCAAGGTTTAGGAAAAGCAATACTATCTGATGTTTTAATACCTGGCGAAGATGAGGAATCCGATGAATCTTTATATAACAAATTTGTTGAAAGTTTAAATGATCATCCATTTGGTGGGAATAGAGCGGACTATAGGAAAAAAATTATGGATATCCAAGGCGTAGGTGGAGTCCAATTATATCGTACTCCTAATGGAGGAGGAACCGTAAAAGCAGTTATTATCGATTCAACTTTTAATGTACCAAATAAGGAGCTGATTGATTCAGTTCAAAATGCTATTGATCCTATAGAAGTAACTGGTGAAGGGTATGGTACTGCTCCAATTGGCCACAAGGTTGTTATAGAAGCAGTTCAATCGGTTAGTGTAGATTTTGGTACTACTTTATTACTTAATGATTTGACAGTAGGACAAGTAGAGCCCCTAGTTATATCAGTTTTTGAAAAGTATCTTGAAGAAATTCGAAAAGAATGGAAAAAAGGTGACTCACTAGTCTTAAGAATTAGCCATCTAGAATCTCGTATTTTAGCTATTGATGGTGTACAGGATATTATAAATACAACTTTAAATGGTAATCCCGGAAATATTATTTTACCTAGAGAAATCCCTGTAAAAGGGAGTGTGATGATTAATGAATAG
- a CDS encoding DUF2634 domain-containing protein encodes MVLPVGGVTVTEDLEVVSEAQLPTRTYKLDLERGRCTGFIDRKEAMEQAILKVLRTKRFAHLIYSDDYGFQDMIGHERLFVRGELPRRIKEALLQDERITSIENFKLDFEKDEAFVSLTALTIYGDVNVLREAIPFV; translated from the coding sequence ATGGTCTTACCAGTAGGAGGAGTCACTGTCACGGAAGATTTAGAAGTAGTTAGTGAGGCGCAGCTTCCTACCCGTACTTATAAATTAGATTTGGAACGCGGCAGATGTACAGGCTTCATTGACCGGAAAGAAGCAATGGAACAAGCAATTCTAAAGGTTTTGCGGACCAAACGATTCGCCCATCTGATTTATTCAGATGACTACGGCTTTCAGGACATGATTGGTCATGAGCGCCTATTCGTTCGGGGTGAACTTCCAAGGCGAATAAAAGAAGCTTTGCTGCAAGATGAACGAATTACGTCCATCGAAAACTTCAAGCTTGATTTTGAAAAGGATGAAGCCTTTGTAAGTTTGACTGCCCTTACTATCTACGGTGACGTGAATGTATTAAGGGAGGCGATCCCGTTTGTTTGA
- a CDS encoding LysM peptidoglycan-binding domain-containing protein has protein sequence MRGIYLSVKNDTEGFRLPVNPETVNVKNKGDGESFKIAKLGSVNVPKDVELKEFDLESFFPAQKYHFLETDFREPSFYTEKLEKWMNDKEPVRYIYVDGSFIINELVTIESFEYDESYGTSDVNFTLALKKFVPFGPKKLKVAKPKTTTASSKKKPAAVKKKAPATQNKRTVPQTYSLVKGDSLWKVAQKYTGNGNNYSELAKLNNIQPSQYRKLAIGLKLKIPPSWTKK, from the coding sequence ATGAGGGGGATCTATCTAAGCGTAAAGAATGACACGGAAGGGTTTCGTCTTCCTGTCAATCCCGAAACAGTAAACGTGAAGAATAAAGGGGATGGGGAATCTTTTAAAATAGCAAAACTTGGTTCAGTCAATGTACCAAAAGACGTTGAGTTGAAAGAGTTTGATCTTGAAAGTTTTTTCCCAGCGCAAAAGTATCATTTCCTTGAAACTGATTTTAGGGAGCCCTCATTCTACACGGAAAAACTTGAAAAATGGATGAATGACAAAGAGCCAGTTCGCTATATATACGTGGACGGCTCTTTTATTATCAATGAGCTCGTAACCATTGAATCTTTTGAATATGATGAATCCTATGGAACTTCGGACGTAAATTTTACTCTTGCATTAAAAAAATTCGTCCCGTTTGGTCCTAAGAAACTTAAAGTAGCAAAGCCAAAAACGACAACAGCCTCATCCAAGAAGAAGCCGGCTGCTGTTAAAAAGAAGGCTCCAGCAACGCAAAACAAAAGAACAGTTCCACAAACCTACTCCTTAGTGAAAGGTGATAGTCTTTGGAAAGTCGCTCAGAAGTACACAGGTAACGGGAACAATTATTCTGAGTTGGCGAAGCTCAATAACATCCAACCAAGCCAATACCGCAAGTTGGCCATAGGATTGAAATTAAAGATTCCTCCGTCCTGGACAAAGAAATGA
- a CDS encoding BhlA/UviB family holin-like peptide, which translates to MDASLTQYFLTQGPFAVLFVWLLYTSRKEGKAREDKLYQTIEDQNEILNKFSDKYDVVINQLSDIKDRLPPK; encoded by the coding sequence ATGGATGCAAGTTTAACTCAATATTTTTTAACACAGGGACCATTTGCGGTCCTTTTTGTATGGCTTTTATATACGAGTCGTAAAGAAGGTAAAGCAAGAGAAGATAAACTTTATCAGACGATAGAAGATCAAAATGAAATACTTAACAAATTTAGTGATAAATATGACGTTGTGATTAATCAATTATCAGATATCAAAGACCGATTGCCACCGAAGTAA
- a CDS encoding DUF2577 domain-containing protein has translation MYDNVKKAAVKAVMATNPVNILYGTVENAKPLEIRVHEKLKLTEEFLDIAEHLTRHERIISVDYENPKTWPDSVIGDTAKDTSSSEGYSKYNLKYAKMIFENGLKKGDKVVLLRVQGGHRFLVIDRYKRGEEVWSYQ, from the coding sequence ATGTACGACAATGTGAAAAAGGCGGCAGTGAAAGCCGTTATGGCAACCAACCCTGTTAATATTTTGTACGGTACAGTTGAGAATGCAAAGCCTTTGGAAATTCGTGTTCACGAAAAACTGAAGCTGACAGAAGAGTTTCTGGATATTGCCGAACACTTAACCCGACATGAAAGAATTATCTCTGTTGACTATGAGAACCCAAAGACTTGGCCAGATTCAGTCATAGGGGATACGGCAAAAGATACAAGTTCATCTGAAGGCTATTCAAAATACAATTTGAAATACGCAAAAATGATATTTGAAAATGGGTTAAAAAAAGGTGACAAGGTGGTACTACTACGTGTACAAGGCGGTCACCGTTTTTTAGTCATTGATAGATATAAGAGAGGTGAGGAAGTATGGTCTTACCAGTAG
- a CDS encoding XkdW family protein, with protein sequence MKILNEKPLSIIKQEKENQENIPISLDAIGLELVQEKLDHAQTKEMVAALGQELVKTKLEVANLKGGNS encoded by the coding sequence TTGAAAATCCTAAATGAAAAGCCATTAAGCATAATTAAGCAAGAAAAAGAGAACCAAGAGAATATTCCCATTTCACTTGATGCAATAGGGCTTGAATTAGTCCAGGAAAAACTAGATCATGCACAAACAAAAGAAATGGTTGCTGCACTTGGTCAAGAACTGGTTAAAACTAAATTGGAAGTTGCGAATTTAAAGGGAGGTAATTCATAA
- a CDS encoding phage holin yields MIKMDKGTVIRTIVLAVALINQFLVGFGLYEIPGTEQDQTAVISGVFTFVATGIAWFKNNYVTAKGKKQKEVLRKEGLTKSK; encoded by the coding sequence ATGATAAAAATGGATAAAGGAACAGTGATTCGAACAATCGTTTTAGCCGTTGCGTTAATTAATCAATTTTTAGTTGGATTTGGGTTGTATGAAATTCCAGGTACTGAACAAGATCAAACTGCAGTTATATCTGGAGTATTTACTTTTGTTGCTACAGGAATTGCTTGGTTTAAAAATAACTATGTAACAGCCAAAGGGAAAAAGCAAAAAGAAGTATTGAGAAAAGAAGGATTAACGAAATCTAAGTAA
- a CDS encoding putative phage tail protein: MNSMMEYLPRYYWDIKEFQEMTNVESKKFEQLESDINQLENDQFILTSSEVAIARREAMFGIIPDPTTETLEYRKQRLLSRMQGKPPYTIHYLKKVLKSLLGENDYQINLDIIQYHLDIEVKFKPGTLSNYQERYYKELSNLLDRVVPLNMGLSLTHKRKIELNINYGGFISERKRTTINPIKFTMPNLNLDISRAGFISTRTRTTIKPEVIH; this comes from the coding sequence ATGAATAGTATGATGGAGTATTTGCCCCGATATTATTGGGATATTAAAGAATTTCAAGAAATGACTAATGTTGAATCAAAAAAATTTGAGCAGCTAGAAAGTGATATTAACCAACTTGAAAATGATCAATTTATATTAACTTCAAGTGAGGTAGCTATTGCAAGACGAGAGGCAATGTTTGGTATTATACCTGATCCAACTACGGAAACATTGGAATATCGTAAACAAAGATTACTAAGTAGAATGCAGGGGAAACCTCCTTATACAATTCATTATTTAAAAAAGGTATTAAAGAGTTTACTTGGTGAAAATGATTACCAAATTAATTTAGATATTATTCAATACCATCTTGATATAGAAGTGAAGTTCAAACCAGGTACATTATCAAACTATCAGGAACGTTACTATAAAGAACTTTCAAACTTGCTTGATCGTGTGGTCCCGCTAAATATGGGACTATCTTTAACTCATAAAAGAAAAATTGAACTTAACATTAATTATGGAGGGTTTATTTCCGAAAGAAAAAGAACAACCATCAACCCCATTAAATTCACAATGCCAAATCTAAATTTGGATATAAGTAGAGCAGGTTTTATATCCACGAGAACAAGAACAACCATTAAGCCGGAGGTGATTCATTAA